GgtaagttattattttaaaatgtcatttgattttaataaatgtaaaagcataatgttaatattctttaaaacagATTTCCCTTCTAGGTTTAGCTTGGAACATGTTGAGAAACATACGTGTTTTTCATAAATAATATGATAAGCCATTAATTCCTGAGCCACAGTTTTCACTTGCAATATCTAAGGCCTCTTTGCGACTTAAAATACGTTTCTGAAGAAATATCTGTCAGTTGTATTGTGTTCttccttttatcttttattttattcttatgccTGGTTTTTCCGTCAAATCCACAAGTTAGGGTTGTGAGTAACTGGGCATTTCACCTGGGCTCACTCATGAAGCTGTGGTCCTTGGGCGGCCTGTCTGGGTAGGATGGTCTCAGGTGGCCTCATTCACTGGCGTGGTGTGAGGGGCTTGGGCTGGAGGACTTGTCTCTACTCCATGTGGCTGCCATCTGCACACGAGGTCCGGTTTCTCTGCGTGGCAGTCTCAGGGCAGTGTTCcacagcagagagagaggaagcgactCGGCCTCCTGAGGCCTGGGCTTGGCCTCATTCTATTCATCAAAGCAGTTCACAAGACCAGCCCTGATTAAGAGGATGGGGAAATAGACTCCGCCTCTTAATAGAACAGCTGAAGTGTGTTGTACAGGGACTTGCACGCTTGAGTGAGAGAAGTGACTGCAGCCATCTTTGCAAACATTCGCTCACAGTTGGAGTAAATAACCTTCCGATAGGTCAGTTTCCCTTTAGCCACAAGGAACCTTCTACATTTTTACACACAATACCGATTTCATATCGATCCAGACACTTGAAGGAATTTCCAATATGGATATTTAAAAGGATATGAGGCCATGTAAATAAAAGGATAGCCACAAATCGAGAACCTGAATAGCATATTTAGCATGAGCAGGTTCTAAAAGTCATCCTCACTGCAGCTTAAAGTAACTAGCCATCTACTGCCTCATGGTTTACATTCAGAGACAACGTTgccttttgcttttgttgcctttgctttagGTGTCAAATCCGAAAAATCATTGTCAAGACCAATATGAAGGAGTTGACAcctgtgttttcttttaggagttctTCAGGGTTTCAGGTGTTCCATTCAAGTAACTAAtctcattttgagttgatttagTATTTCTTCATCCATATTTATCTTGAGAGATATAAAacgacgtgtgtgtgtgtgtgtgtgtgtgtgtgtgtgtgtgtgtgtgtgtgtttagagggAGATCAGTTTGGTGCTGGCTAATATATTGTGATCAGAACAGAGACTCTGTGCCTCTGAAAAATCTTAGGAAAAAATCTCATTTCTGAGACAAGGTTTACTTACTCATAAGCTGGATGTTAAGTGGTATAACACAAAATCTACAATCTTGTGATAAAGTTGAAGGTTGTGAAagtcattatattaaaaataaatctagttCCATGTTCAAGGAAAGGAACTActgttaatgtgtgtgtgtttatatgtaaatataaaagtgTAAGGGAAAAGGTTTAAGGATCTAGGGATGTAATcactatactttaaaaatgtgagGCTTGGCCGTTACTTTGAGGAGCGAACAGTCGGTAGAGGGGTACAAAAAATGCAGAGCAATAAAGCCTTTAACTTGGAGAAGCAAAACCATGCTCCAAGAAAGCACCATCAGCATCACTAcgagcagcaacagcagcagccacCGCCGCCAGCAGTACCTGCAAATGGACAACAAGCCAGCAGCCAAAATGAAGGCTTGACTATTGACCTGAAGAATTTTAGGAAACCAGGAGAGAAGACCTTCACCCAACGTAGCCGGCTCTTGGTGGGCAATCTTGCTCCTGACATCACtgaggaggaaatgaggaaaCTATTGGAGAAATATGGGAAGGCAGGCGAAGTCTTCATTCATGAGGATAAGGGCTTTGGCTTTATCCGCTTGGAAACACGAACCCTAGCGGAGATTGCTCAAGTAGAGCTGGACAACATGCCACTCCGTGGAAAGCAGCTGCGTGTGCGCTTTGCCTGCCATAGTGCATCCCTTACAGTCCAAAACCTTCCTCGGTATGTGTCCAACGAACTGCCGGAGGAAGCCTTTTCTGTGTTCGGCCAGGTGAAGAGGGCCGTAGTCATTGTGGGTGACCGAGGAAGGCCCTCAGGAAAAGGCATTGTTGAATTCTCAGGGAAGCCAGCTGCTCGGAAAGCTCTGGACAGATGCAGTGAAGGTTCCTTCCTGCTCACCGCATTTCCTCGACCTGTGACTGTGGAGCCCATGGACCAGTTAGATGATGAAGAAGGGCTTCCAGAGAAGCTGGTTATAAAGAACCAGCAATTTCACAAGGAGAGGGAGCAGCCACCTAGATTTGCACAGCCTGGCTCCTTTGCGTATGAATATGCCATGCGCTGGAAGGCACTCATTGAGGTGAAGAAACAGCAGCAGGACCAAGTGGACCGCAACATCAAGGAAGCTCGTGAGAaactggagatggagatggaggctGCTCGCCATGAGCACCAGGTCATGCTAATGGGGCAGGATTTGATGAGGTGTCAAGAAGAACTTCGGAGGATGGAAGAGCTGCACAACTAAG
This sequence is a window from Eptesicus fuscus isolate TK198812 chromosome 24, DD_ASM_mEF_20220401, whole genome shotgun sequence. Protein-coding genes within it:
- the LOC103293486 gene encoding LOW QUALITY PROTEIN: non-POU domain-containing octamer-binding protein-like (The sequence of the model RefSeq protein was modified relative to this genomic sequence to represent the inferred CDS: substituted 1 base at 1 genomic stop codon); amino-acid sequence: MQSNKAFNLEKQNHAPRKHHQHHYEQQQQQPPPPAVPANGQQASSQNEGLTIDLKNFRKPGEKTFTQRSRLLVGNLAPDITEEEMRKLLEKYGKAGEVFIHEDKGFGFIRLETRTLAEIAQVELDNMPLRGKQLRVRFACHSASLTVQNLPRYVSNELPEEAFSVFGQVKRAVVIVGDRGRPSGKGIVEFSGKPAARKALDRCSEGSFLLTAFPRPVTVEPMDQLDDEEGLPEKLVIKNQQFHKEREQPPRFAQPGSFAYEYAMRWKALIEVKKQQQDQVDRNIKEAREKLEMEMEAARHEHQVMLMGQDLMRCQEELRRMEELHNXDVQKRKHLELRQEAERRRREEEMRRQQEGFKGTFPDAREQEIGMGQMAMGGAMGINNRGAMPPAPVPAGTPAPPGPATMMPDGTLGFTPPTTECFGQAATVKGIGAIGGTPPAFNRAAPGADFAPNKRR